The nucleotide sequence AGCGCGATCGGCGCGGCCGTCTCGACCGGTTTCCCCGAGCTGTTCGAATATTGCTCCGGCCTGATGCTCGACGACGGTCCGGCGATAGAGGATCGCGCAGTGCGCTCGAAGCTCGCCAACTGGGCGGTGAAGGCGAGCGGGTTGAAATACACTAGCATGCGTGCGATCTCGGCGCTGTCGAAGGGCGAGCGGCCGGGTCCGGAAAACTCCATCGGCAAGTTGGTGGCGGGCTCGATGATCCAGGATGTCGCGACCTACGCGCTGGACTTGCAGGGTGCGAGCGGCGTGGTCAGCGGCGAGGATGCCGAGCTCGCCGGCCGTTTCCAGGCGATGCTGCTGCGTGCGCCGGGTACGCGCGTCGAAGGCGGCACCGACGAGATCATGCGCAACATCATCGCCGAGCGGGTGCTCGGCCTGCCCGGTGATATCCGTGTCGACAAGGACGTGCCGTTCAACAAGATCCCGACCAAGGGAAGAGGGTAGAGGTCCGCCATGAATTTCGACGACACCCCGCAGGAAGCCGCCTTCCGCGAGACCGCGCGCAAATGGGTCGAGGCCAACGCGCCGAAAGAGCTGCACGCCGAGCTGTCGAAATCCTCGCTCGGCCGCATCCGGCTCGCCAATCATGACATCGTCGATGTCGGCAAGGCCTGGCAGAAGAAGAAATTCGAAGCTGGCTGGGCCTGCCTGCATTGGCCGAAGGAATATGGCGGCCGCGACGCGACGCCGATCGAGAAGGTGATCTGGCAGCAGGAAGAGGGCGTCTATGGCAAGTTGACGCAACCGTTCCAGATCGGGGAGGGCATGTGTGGCCCGACCGTGATGGCCTGGGGCAGCGAAGATGCCAAGCGCCGGCATCTGCCAAAACTCGCTGCGGGCGAGGAGATCTGGTGCCAGCTCTTCTCCGAGCCGTCGGCCGGTTCTGACGTCGCGGGCCTGCGCACGCGCGCGGAGAAGAAGGGCGACAATTGGGTCGTCAACGGCCAGAAGATCTGGACCTCGGGCGCGCATTATTCCGACTTCGGCCTGTTGATCGCGCGCACCGATCCCAATGTGCCCAAGCACAAGGGCCTCACCATGTTCTTCCTGGACATGAAGAGTCCTGGCGTCGAAGTCCTCCCGATCAAGCAGGCCAACGGCATGCAGGAGTTCAACGAGGTCTATTTCACCGATGTGGTGATTCCGGACAGCCAGCGTCTCGGCGCCGTTGGCGAAGGCTGGAGCGTCTCGCTGACCACGCTGATGAATGAGCGCATGTCGATCGGCGCGCGGCTTGCGACGGGCGTGCCTGAGATGTTCGAGTTCTGCTCGAACCTGATGCTGGAGGATGGCCTCGCCATCGACGACCCCGCCGTGCGCTCAAAACTGGCGAGCTGGGCGGTGAAATCGAGCGGCTTGAAATACACCAGCTACCGCGCGATCTCGGCGCTGTCGAAAGGCGAACGGCCGGGGCCGGAGAATTCGATCGGCAAGCTGGTCTCCGGCATGATGCTGCAGGACATCGCGACCTGTGCCATGGATCTCCAGGGGGCGGCCGGTGTTCTCACCGGTAGCGACGAGGAGACGGTGCAGGGCCAGTTCCAGCAGATGCTGCTGTCCTCGCCCTCGATGCGCATCGCAGGGGGCACCGACGAGATCCTGCGCAACATCATCGCCGAGCGCGTGCTGGGATTGCCGGGCGATATCCGGGTCGACAAGGATGTGCCGTATAACAAGATCCCGACCAAGGGGCGATGATATTGCCTCTCGCTGCATCTCATAGGGTGGGCAAAGCGAAGCGCGCCCACCTTATGCGGATGCTCGGAGGCAAGTCTGTCGGAGGGCACGGCGCTGTGCGGCTTTGCCCACCCTACGAAGAGAAGAGTGCGAGCTGATCCATGGACGCTAAAGTCAACCAGAACGACCGCATCGGCGTGCTCGAAGAGCTCCTCAACGAGCGCTATTCCGTCCGCGCCTTCCTCCCCAGGGAGGTCGACCGCGCCACCATCGAGCATGTGCTGACCACGGCGCAGCGCACGGCATCATGGTGCAACAGCCAGCCCTGGCAGGTGCTGATCGCCAGCGGCGAGGCCAAGGAACGCTTTCGCAAGGCGATCTACGCGGAGGCGGCATCCGGCGCCGGCGACGATCACGATTTCACCCCGCCGCGCGAATATGTCGGGGTTTATCTGGAACGCCGCCGCGAGAGCGGCTTTCAGCTCTACAACACGCTCGGCATCGCCCGCGGCGACAGAAGCGCCTACGCCAAGCAGGCGCTTGAGAACTACAATTTCTTTGGCGCACCGCATGTCGCGATCATCCACACCAACGAGCCGCTCGGCATCTACGGCGCGATTGAT is from Bradyrhizobium xenonodulans and encodes:
- a CDS encoding acyl-CoA dehydrogenase, encoding MNFDDTPQEAAFRETARKWVEANAPKELHAELSKSSLGRIRLANHDIVDVGKAWQKKKFEAGWACLHWPKEYGGRDATPIEKVIWQQEEGVYGKLTQPFQIGEGMCGPTVMAWGSEDAKRRHLPKLAAGEEIWCQLFSEPSAGSDVAGLRTRAEKKGDNWVVNGQKIWTSGAHYSDFGLLIARTDPNVPKHKGLTMFFLDMKSPGVEVLPIKQANGMQEFNEVYFTDVVIPDSQRLGAVGEGWSVSLTTLMNERMSIGARLATGVPEMFEFCSNLMLEDGLAIDDPAVRSKLASWAVKSSGLKYTSYRAISALSKGERPGPENSIGKLVSGMMLQDIATCAMDLQGAAGVLTGSDEETVQGQFQQMLLSSPSMRIAGGTDEILRNIIAERVLGLPGDIRVDKDVPYNKIPTKGR
- a CDS encoding nitroreductase produces the protein MDAKVNQNDRIGVLEELLNERYSVRAFLPREVDRATIEHVLTTAQRTASWCNSQPWQVLIASGEAKERFRKAIYAEAASGAGDDHDFTPPREYVGVYLERRRESGFQLYNTLGIARGDRSAYAKQALENYNFFGAPHVAIIHTNEPLGIYGAIDCGAYVSNFMLAAQALGLGTIPQAALARHSGLIRRHFNLPDDRRVVCGISFGYADNAHKVNSYRTSRASVADTATFLDE